The Neodiprion virginianus isolate iyNeoVirg1 chromosome 5, iyNeoVirg1.1, whole genome shotgun sequence genome contains a region encoding:
- the LOC124304478 gene encoding AP-1 complex subunit gamma-1 isoform X9, which translates to MASIKQAINEAVERVRMPAPTRLRDLIRQIRAARTAAEERTVVNKECAYIRSTFREEDSVWRCRNIAKLLYIHMLGYPAHFGQLECLKLIASPRFTDKRIGYLGAMLLLDERQDVHLLITNCLKNDLNSSTQFVIGLALCTLGAIASPEMARDLAAEVERLMKSPNAYIRKKAALCAFRIIRRVPELMEMFLPATRSLLTEKNHGVLITGVTLITEMCENSIDTLNHFKKECGHREIVPNLVRILKNLILAGYSPEHDVSGVSDPFLQVKILRLLRILGRNDVDASEAMNDILAQVATNTETSKNVGNTILYETVLSIMDIKSESGLRVLAVNILGRFLLNNDKNIRYVALNTLLKTVYVDTSAVQRHRSTILECLKDPDVSIRRRAMELSFALVNSNNIRTMMKELLLFLERADPEFKAQCSSNIVMSAERFAPNKRWHLETLFKVLVAAGNYVRDDVVACTIQLISEAQAQQGYAVCALWRALERDTADKQPLAQVATWCIGEYGDLLLYGPPSEDVEAPVNLTEDEVIDVYQRLLWSPQNTVVTKQYTLLSLTKLSTRFQQGNDMPLSFYRKIRQIIDTFGSNLHIELQQRGVEFSQLFRKYEHLRTALLERMPPMETAKPQANGIIGLVNGESEIEEDKTMILEQLPVAAPSDSSALLDLLGSSEFDTEIPAVVDNNTPVTAAPVINNNDLLDLLGGLDLSTPISAPPSFPQVQSTPQIFSPTNTSNFLVDGLLNSSPVQNEIPSLVAFDKLGLKIVLKLERPSETPDLLVINMLAQNVGSMELTEFLFQAAVPKTFQLQMLSPSGTVIPPLGQVTQVMKVTNINKAALRMRLRISYTGDSGPVLEQTEVNNFPPLAWQ; encoded by the exons ATGGCCTCCATAAAGCAGGCTATCAACGAGGCTGTTGAGCGAG TGAGAATGCCAGCTCCTACACGCCTCCGCGATTTGATCAGACAAATACGAGCGGCAAGAACTGCCGCTGAAGAACGTACAGTTGTCAACAAAGAATGCGCATACATTCGATCGACGTTCAGGGAGGAGGACAGCGTCTGGAGGTGTCGCAACATTGCCAAACTGCTTTACATTCACATGTTGGG ATATCCGGCGCATTTTGGACAGCTCGAATGTTTGAAGCTGATAGCGTCGCCGAGGTTTACAGACAAAAGAATCGGCTATCTTGGGGCTATGCTGCTGCTCGACGAGCGACAAGATGTTCACCTTTTGATTACCAACTGTCTGAAAAA CGATTTGAACAGTTCTACACAGTTCGTAATTGGGCTTGCCCTgtgcactctaggtgcaatCGCATCACCAGAGATGGCAAGAGATCTGGCAGCTGAAGTCGAGAGGCTTATGAAATCGCCCAATGCatatattagaaaaaaagcAGCCCTGTGCGCGTTCAGAATAATCAGACGTGTCCCCGAGTTGATGGAAATGTTTTTGCCAGCCACTCGCAGTCTACTTACGGAAAAGAATCACGGCGTTTTAATCACCGGAGTTACTCTGATTACGGAAATGTGTGAAAACAGCATTGACACTTTGAATCATTTCAAAAAG GAATGCGGCCATCGAGag ATTGTTCCCAACCTCGTACGGATTTTAAAGAATTTAATACTTGCTGGATATTCTCCAGAGCACGACGTATCTGGAGTATCAGATCCTTTCCTTCAAGTGAAAATTCTGCGACTTTTACGAATTTTGGGAAGAAACGATGTCGATGCATCGGAAGCTATGAATGATATCCTGGCACAAGTGGCAACAAACACGGAAACCAGTAAGAACGTTGGAAATACGATATTGTATGAAACGGTTCTGTCTATTATGGATATAAAGTCAGAGAGCGGCTTGAGAGTTCTGGCCGTCAATATTCTCGGTagatttttattgaataacgataaaaatattcgttacGTCGCGTTAAACACCCTTTTGAAGACTGTGTATGTTGATACGAGTGCTGTGCAGAGACACCGTTCCACAATTTTG gAGTGCCTAAAGGATCCTGATGTTTCGATAAGGCGGCGTGCAATGGAGCTTAGCTTCGCTCTAGTGAACTCAAACAACATAAGAACTATGATGAAAGAATTATTGCTCTTTCTAGAACGAGCCGATCCTGAATTCAAAGCTCAATGTAGTAGCAACATCGTCATGTCGGCGGAAAGATTTGCTCCTAACAAACGTTGGCACCTTGAAACGCTCTTCAAAGTTTTAGTCGCA GCCGGCAATTACGTGAGAGATGACGTCGTCGCTTGTACAATTCAGTTGATATCGGAGGCACAGGCACAGCAAGGATATGCGGTTTGTGCACTTTGGCGCGCTTTGGAAAGGGATACTGCCGATAAGCAGCCATTGGCTCAAGTGGCGACTTGGTGCATCGGGGAGTACGGTGATTTGTTACTTTATGGTCCGCCAAGTGAAGACGTCGAGGCACCTGTAAAT CTTACTGAAGATGAAGTCATTGATGTCTATCAAAGGTTACTGTGGAGCCCACAAAATACCGTAGTCACGAAACAGTACACTTTACTGTCACTCACGAAACTCAGCACTCGTTTCCAACAAGGCAACGA TATGCCACTTtcattttacagaaaaattcgacaaattATTGATACGTTTGGGAGCAATTTACACATTGAGCTTCAGCAACGCGGAGTTGAATTCTCGCAGTTATTTAGAAAATATGAACACTTGAGGACCGCATTACTGGAAAGAATGCCTCCTATGGAGACTGCCAAACCACAGGCAAATGGAATCATCGGATTAGTTAACGGAGAGTCTGAAATCGAGGAAGATAAAACTATGATTTTGGAACAGCTACCTGTTGCTGCTCCATCAGACTCG AGCGCTCTGCTGGATTTGCTTGGAAGTTCGGAATTTGATACTGAAATCCCAGCTGTGGTGGATAACAATACTCCAGTTACTGCGGCGCCAGTCATTAATAACAATGACCTTCTCGATCTACTTGGAGGGTTAGATCTGAGCACACCTATTTCAGCTCCGCCTTCTTTTCCACAGGTCCAATCGACTCCACAAATCTTTAGCCCAACCAATACGTCCAATTTCCTTGTCGATGGCCTTCTCAACTCGTCCCCGGTTCAAAATG aAATACCAAGTCTGGTTGCCTTTGATAAATTAGGCCTTAAAATCGTACTCAAATTAGAGCGACCATCAGAGACTCCAGACTTGTTGGTGATCAACATGTTGGCTCAAAATGTTGGTTCTATGGAACTGACCGAATTCTTATTCCAAGCCGCAGTTCCCAAG ACATTCCAATTACAAATGCTGTCACCTTCAGGCACCGTCATACCTCCATTGGGTCAAGTAACTCAAGTTATGAAAGTAACAAACATCAACAAA GCAGCGCTTAGGATGCGATTGCGTATTTCGTATACGGGAGATTCGGGGCCCGTATTGGAACAAACGGAGGTGAACAACTTTCCGCCGCTGGCATGGCAGTGA
- the LOC124304478 gene encoding AP-1 complex subunit gamma-1 isoform X11 produces MNASEHGFNPAFNMASIKQAINEAVERVRMPAPTRLRDLIRQIRAARTAAEERTVVNKECAYIRSTFREEDSVWRCRNIAKLLYIHMLGYPAHFGQLECLKLIASPRFTDKRIGYLGAMLLLDERQDVHLLITNCLKNDLNSSTQFVIGLALCTLGAIASPEMARDLAAEVERLMKSPNAYIRKKAALCAFRIIRRVPELMEMFLPATRSLLTEKNHGVLITGVTLITEMCENSIDTLNHFKKECGHREIVPNLVRILKNLILAGYSPEHDVSGVSDPFLQVKILRLLRILGRNDVDASEAMNDILAQVATNTETSKNVGNTILYETVLSIMDIKSESGLRVLAVNILGRFLLNNDKNIRYVALNTLLKTVYVDTSAVQRHRSTILECLKDPDVSIRRRAMELSFALVNSNNIRTMMKELLLFLERADPEFKAQCSSNIVMSAERFAPNKRWHLETLFKVLVAAGNYVRDDVVACTIQLISEAQAQQGYAVCALWRALERDTADKQPLAQVATWCIGEYGDLLLYGPPSEDVEAPVNLTEDEVIDVYQRLLWSPQNTVVTKQYTLLSLTKLSTRFQQGNEKIRQIIDTFGSNLHIELQQRGVEFSQLFRKYEHLRTALLERMPPMETAKPQANGIIGLVNGESEIEEDKTMILEQLPVAAPSDSSALLDLLGSSEFDTEIPAVVDNNTPVTAAPVINNNDLLDLLGGLDLSTPISAPPSFPQVQSTPQIFSPTNTSNFLVDGLLNSSPVQNEIPSLVAFDKLGLKIVLKLERPSETPDLLVINMLAQNVGSMELTEFLFQAAVPKTFQLQMLSPSGTVIPPLGQVTQVMKVTNINKAALRMRLRISYTGDSGPVLEQTEVNNFPPLAWQ; encoded by the exons ATGAATGCCTCAGAACATgg GTTTAACCCAGCCTTCAATATGGCCTCCATAAAGCAGGCTATCAACGAGGCTGTTGAGCGAG TGAGAATGCCAGCTCCTACACGCCTCCGCGATTTGATCAGACAAATACGAGCGGCAAGAACTGCCGCTGAAGAACGTACAGTTGTCAACAAAGAATGCGCATACATTCGATCGACGTTCAGGGAGGAGGACAGCGTCTGGAGGTGTCGCAACATTGCCAAACTGCTTTACATTCACATGTTGGG ATATCCGGCGCATTTTGGACAGCTCGAATGTTTGAAGCTGATAGCGTCGCCGAGGTTTACAGACAAAAGAATCGGCTATCTTGGGGCTATGCTGCTGCTCGACGAGCGACAAGATGTTCACCTTTTGATTACCAACTGTCTGAAAAA CGATTTGAACAGTTCTACACAGTTCGTAATTGGGCTTGCCCTgtgcactctaggtgcaatCGCATCACCAGAGATGGCAAGAGATCTGGCAGCTGAAGTCGAGAGGCTTATGAAATCGCCCAATGCatatattagaaaaaaagcAGCCCTGTGCGCGTTCAGAATAATCAGACGTGTCCCCGAGTTGATGGAAATGTTTTTGCCAGCCACTCGCAGTCTACTTACGGAAAAGAATCACGGCGTTTTAATCACCGGAGTTACTCTGATTACGGAAATGTGTGAAAACAGCATTGACACTTTGAATCATTTCAAAAAG GAATGCGGCCATCGAGag ATTGTTCCCAACCTCGTACGGATTTTAAAGAATTTAATACTTGCTGGATATTCTCCAGAGCACGACGTATCTGGAGTATCAGATCCTTTCCTTCAAGTGAAAATTCTGCGACTTTTACGAATTTTGGGAAGAAACGATGTCGATGCATCGGAAGCTATGAATGATATCCTGGCACAAGTGGCAACAAACACGGAAACCAGTAAGAACGTTGGAAATACGATATTGTATGAAACGGTTCTGTCTATTATGGATATAAAGTCAGAGAGCGGCTTGAGAGTTCTGGCCGTCAATATTCTCGGTagatttttattgaataacgataaaaatattcgttacGTCGCGTTAAACACCCTTTTGAAGACTGTGTATGTTGATACGAGTGCTGTGCAGAGACACCGTTCCACAATTTTG gAGTGCCTAAAGGATCCTGATGTTTCGATAAGGCGGCGTGCAATGGAGCTTAGCTTCGCTCTAGTGAACTCAAACAACATAAGAACTATGATGAAAGAATTATTGCTCTTTCTAGAACGAGCCGATCCTGAATTCAAAGCTCAATGTAGTAGCAACATCGTCATGTCGGCGGAAAGATTTGCTCCTAACAAACGTTGGCACCTTGAAACGCTCTTCAAAGTTTTAGTCGCA GCCGGCAATTACGTGAGAGATGACGTCGTCGCTTGTACAATTCAGTTGATATCGGAGGCACAGGCACAGCAAGGATATGCGGTTTGTGCACTTTGGCGCGCTTTGGAAAGGGATACTGCCGATAAGCAGCCATTGGCTCAAGTGGCGACTTGGTGCATCGGGGAGTACGGTGATTTGTTACTTTATGGTCCGCCAAGTGAAGACGTCGAGGCACCTGTAAAT CTTACTGAAGATGAAGTCATTGATGTCTATCAAAGGTTACTGTGGAGCCCACAAAATACCGTAGTCACGAAACAGTACACTTTACTGTCACTCACGAAACTCAGCACTCGTTTCCAACAAGGCAACGA aaaaattcgacaaattATTGATACGTTTGGGAGCAATTTACACATTGAGCTTCAGCAACGCGGAGTTGAATTCTCGCAGTTATTTAGAAAATATGAACACTTGAGGACCGCATTACTGGAAAGAATGCCTCCTATGGAGACTGCCAAACCACAGGCAAATGGAATCATCGGATTAGTTAACGGAGAGTCTGAAATCGAGGAAGATAAAACTATGATTTTGGAACAGCTACCTGTTGCTGCTCCATCAGACTCG AGCGCTCTGCTGGATTTGCTTGGAAGTTCGGAATTTGATACTGAAATCCCAGCTGTGGTGGATAACAATACTCCAGTTACTGCGGCGCCAGTCATTAATAACAATGACCTTCTCGATCTACTTGGAGGGTTAGATCTGAGCACACCTATTTCAGCTCCGCCTTCTTTTCCACAGGTCCAATCGACTCCACAAATCTTTAGCCCAACCAATACGTCCAATTTCCTTGTCGATGGCCTTCTCAACTCGTCCCCGGTTCAAAATG aAATACCAAGTCTGGTTGCCTTTGATAAATTAGGCCTTAAAATCGTACTCAAATTAGAGCGACCATCAGAGACTCCAGACTTGTTGGTGATCAACATGTTGGCTCAAAATGTTGGTTCTATGGAACTGACCGAATTCTTATTCCAAGCCGCAGTTCCCAAG ACATTCCAATTACAAATGCTGTCACCTTCAGGCACCGTCATACCTCCATTGGGTCAAGTAACTCAAGTTATGAAAGTAACAAACATCAACAAA GCAGCGCTTAGGATGCGATTGCGTATTTCGTATACGGGAGATTCGGGGCCCGTATTGGAACAAACGGAGGTGAACAACTTTCCGCCGCTGGCATGGCAGTGA
- the LOC124304478 gene encoding AP-1 complex subunit gamma-1 isoform X7, with product MFNPAFNMASIKQAINEAVERVRMPAPTRLRDLIRQIRAARTAAEERTVVNKECAYIRSTFREEDSVWRCRNIAKLLYIHMLGYPAHFGQLECLKLIASPRFTDKRIGYLGAMLLLDERQDVHLLITNCLKNDLNSSTQFVIGLALCTLGAIASPEMARDLAAEVERLMKSPNAYIRKKAALCAFRIIRRVPELMEMFLPATRSLLTEKNHGVLITGVTLITEMCENSIDTLNHFKKECGHREIVPNLVRILKNLILAGYSPEHDVSGVSDPFLQVKILRLLRILGRNDVDASEAMNDILAQVATNTETSKNVGNTILYETVLSIMDIKSESGLRVLAVNILGRFLLNNDKNIRYVALNTLLKTVYVDTSAVQRHRSTILECLKDPDVSIRRRAMELSFALVNSNNIRTMMKELLLFLERADPEFKAQCSSNIVMSAERFAPNKRWHLETLFKVLVAAGNYVRDDVVACTIQLISEAQAQQGYAVCALWRALERDTADKQPLAQVATWCIGEYGDLLLYGPPSEDVEAPVNLTEDEVIDVYQRLLWSPQNTVVTKQYTLLSLTKLSTRFQQGNDMPLSFYRKIRQIIDTFGSNLHIELQQRGVEFSQLFRKYEHLRTALLERMPPMETAKPQANGIIGLVNGESEIEEDKTMILEQLPVAAPSDSSALLDLLGSSEFDTEIPAVVDNNTPVTAAPVINNNDLLDLLGGLDLSTPISAPPSFPQVQSTPQIFSPTNTSNFLVDGLLNSSPVQNEIPSLVAFDKLGLKIVLKLERPSETPDLLVINMLAQNVGSMELTEFLFQAAVPKTFQLQMLSPSGTVIPPLGQVTQVMKVTNINKAALRMRLRISYTGDSGPVLEQTEVNNFPPLAWQ from the exons at GTTTAACCCAGCCTTCAATATGGCCTCCATAAAGCAGGCTATCAACGAGGCTGTTGAGCGAG TGAGAATGCCAGCTCCTACACGCCTCCGCGATTTGATCAGACAAATACGAGCGGCAAGAACTGCCGCTGAAGAACGTACAGTTGTCAACAAAGAATGCGCATACATTCGATCGACGTTCAGGGAGGAGGACAGCGTCTGGAGGTGTCGCAACATTGCCAAACTGCTTTACATTCACATGTTGGG ATATCCGGCGCATTTTGGACAGCTCGAATGTTTGAAGCTGATAGCGTCGCCGAGGTTTACAGACAAAAGAATCGGCTATCTTGGGGCTATGCTGCTGCTCGACGAGCGACAAGATGTTCACCTTTTGATTACCAACTGTCTGAAAAA CGATTTGAACAGTTCTACACAGTTCGTAATTGGGCTTGCCCTgtgcactctaggtgcaatCGCATCACCAGAGATGGCAAGAGATCTGGCAGCTGAAGTCGAGAGGCTTATGAAATCGCCCAATGCatatattagaaaaaaagcAGCCCTGTGCGCGTTCAGAATAATCAGACGTGTCCCCGAGTTGATGGAAATGTTTTTGCCAGCCACTCGCAGTCTACTTACGGAAAAGAATCACGGCGTTTTAATCACCGGAGTTACTCTGATTACGGAAATGTGTGAAAACAGCATTGACACTTTGAATCATTTCAAAAAG GAATGCGGCCATCGAGag ATTGTTCCCAACCTCGTACGGATTTTAAAGAATTTAATACTTGCTGGATATTCTCCAGAGCACGACGTATCTGGAGTATCAGATCCTTTCCTTCAAGTGAAAATTCTGCGACTTTTACGAATTTTGGGAAGAAACGATGTCGATGCATCGGAAGCTATGAATGATATCCTGGCACAAGTGGCAACAAACACGGAAACCAGTAAGAACGTTGGAAATACGATATTGTATGAAACGGTTCTGTCTATTATGGATATAAAGTCAGAGAGCGGCTTGAGAGTTCTGGCCGTCAATATTCTCGGTagatttttattgaataacgataaaaatattcgttacGTCGCGTTAAACACCCTTTTGAAGACTGTGTATGTTGATACGAGTGCTGTGCAGAGACACCGTTCCACAATTTTG gAGTGCCTAAAGGATCCTGATGTTTCGATAAGGCGGCGTGCAATGGAGCTTAGCTTCGCTCTAGTGAACTCAAACAACATAAGAACTATGATGAAAGAATTATTGCTCTTTCTAGAACGAGCCGATCCTGAATTCAAAGCTCAATGTAGTAGCAACATCGTCATGTCGGCGGAAAGATTTGCTCCTAACAAACGTTGGCACCTTGAAACGCTCTTCAAAGTTTTAGTCGCA GCCGGCAATTACGTGAGAGATGACGTCGTCGCTTGTACAATTCAGTTGATATCGGAGGCACAGGCACAGCAAGGATATGCGGTTTGTGCACTTTGGCGCGCTTTGGAAAGGGATACTGCCGATAAGCAGCCATTGGCTCAAGTGGCGACTTGGTGCATCGGGGAGTACGGTGATTTGTTACTTTATGGTCCGCCAAGTGAAGACGTCGAGGCACCTGTAAAT CTTACTGAAGATGAAGTCATTGATGTCTATCAAAGGTTACTGTGGAGCCCACAAAATACCGTAGTCACGAAACAGTACACTTTACTGTCACTCACGAAACTCAGCACTCGTTTCCAACAAGGCAACGA TATGCCACTTtcattttacagaaaaattcgacaaattATTGATACGTTTGGGAGCAATTTACACATTGAGCTTCAGCAACGCGGAGTTGAATTCTCGCAGTTATTTAGAAAATATGAACACTTGAGGACCGCATTACTGGAAAGAATGCCTCCTATGGAGACTGCCAAACCACAGGCAAATGGAATCATCGGATTAGTTAACGGAGAGTCTGAAATCGAGGAAGATAAAACTATGATTTTGGAACAGCTACCTGTTGCTGCTCCATCAGACTCG AGCGCTCTGCTGGATTTGCTTGGAAGTTCGGAATTTGATACTGAAATCCCAGCTGTGGTGGATAACAATACTCCAGTTACTGCGGCGCCAGTCATTAATAACAATGACCTTCTCGATCTACTTGGAGGGTTAGATCTGAGCACACCTATTTCAGCTCCGCCTTCTTTTCCACAGGTCCAATCGACTCCACAAATCTTTAGCCCAACCAATACGTCCAATTTCCTTGTCGATGGCCTTCTCAACTCGTCCCCGGTTCAAAATG aAATACCAAGTCTGGTTGCCTTTGATAAATTAGGCCTTAAAATCGTACTCAAATTAGAGCGACCATCAGAGACTCCAGACTTGTTGGTGATCAACATGTTGGCTCAAAATGTTGGTTCTATGGAACTGACCGAATTCTTATTCCAAGCCGCAGTTCCCAAG ACATTCCAATTACAAATGCTGTCACCTTCAGGCACCGTCATACCTCCATTGGGTCAAGTAACTCAAGTTATGAAAGTAACAAACATCAACAAA GCAGCGCTTAGGATGCGATTGCGTATTTCGTATACGGGAGATTCGGGGCCCGTATTGGAACAAACGGAGGTGAACAACTTTCCGCCGCTGGCATGGCAGTGA
- the LOC124304478 gene encoding AP-1 complex subunit gamma-1 isoform X4, with amino-acid sequence MNASEHGFNPAFNMASIKQAINEAVERVRMPAPTRLRDLIRQIRAARTAAEERTVVNKECAYIRSTFREEDSVWRCRNIAKLLYIHMLGYPAHFGQLECLKLIASPRFTDKRIGYLGAMLLLDERQDVHLLITNCLKNDLNSSTQFVIGLALCTLGAIASPEMARDLAAEVERLMKSPNAYIRKKAALCAFRIIRRVPELMEMFLPATRSLLTEKNHGVLITGVTLITEMCENSIDTLNHFKKECGHREIVPNLVRILKNLILAGYSPEHDVSGVSDPFLQVKILRLLRILGRNDVDASEAMNDILAQVATNTETSKNVGNTILYETVLSIMDIKSESGLRVLAVNILGRFLLNNDKNIRYVALNTLLKTVYVDTSAVQRHRSTILECLKDPDVSIRRRAMELSFALVNSNNIRTMMKELLLFLERADPEFKAQCSSNIVMSAERFAPNKRWHLETLFKVLVAAGNYVRDDVVACTIQLISEAQAQQGYAVCALWRALERDTADKQPLAQVATWCIGEYGDLLLYGPPSEDVEAPVNLTEDEVIDVYQRLLWSPQNTVVTKQYTLLSLTKLSTRFQQGNDMPLSFYRKIRQIIDTFGSNLHIELQQRGVEFSQLFRKYEHLRTALLERMPPMETAKPQANGIIGLVNGESEIEEDKTMILEQLPVAAPSDSSALLDLLGSSEFDTEIPAVVDNNTPVTAAPVINNNDLLDLLGGLDLSTPISAPPSFPQVQSTPQIFSPTNTSNFLVDGLLNSSPVQNEIPSLVAFDKLGLKIVLKLERPSETPDLLVINMLAQNVGSMELTEFLFQAAVPKTFQLQMLSPSGTVIPPLGQVTQVMKVTNINKAALRMRLRISYTGDSGPVLEQTEVNNFPPLAWQ; translated from the exons ATGAATGCCTCAGAACATgg GTTTAACCCAGCCTTCAATATGGCCTCCATAAAGCAGGCTATCAACGAGGCTGTTGAGCGAG TGAGAATGCCAGCTCCTACACGCCTCCGCGATTTGATCAGACAAATACGAGCGGCAAGAACTGCCGCTGAAGAACGTACAGTTGTCAACAAAGAATGCGCATACATTCGATCGACGTTCAGGGAGGAGGACAGCGTCTGGAGGTGTCGCAACATTGCCAAACTGCTTTACATTCACATGTTGGG ATATCCGGCGCATTTTGGACAGCTCGAATGTTTGAAGCTGATAGCGTCGCCGAGGTTTACAGACAAAAGAATCGGCTATCTTGGGGCTATGCTGCTGCTCGACGAGCGACAAGATGTTCACCTTTTGATTACCAACTGTCTGAAAAA CGATTTGAACAGTTCTACACAGTTCGTAATTGGGCTTGCCCTgtgcactctaggtgcaatCGCATCACCAGAGATGGCAAGAGATCTGGCAGCTGAAGTCGAGAGGCTTATGAAATCGCCCAATGCatatattagaaaaaaagcAGCCCTGTGCGCGTTCAGAATAATCAGACGTGTCCCCGAGTTGATGGAAATGTTTTTGCCAGCCACTCGCAGTCTACTTACGGAAAAGAATCACGGCGTTTTAATCACCGGAGTTACTCTGATTACGGAAATGTGTGAAAACAGCATTGACACTTTGAATCATTTCAAAAAG GAATGCGGCCATCGAGag ATTGTTCCCAACCTCGTACGGATTTTAAAGAATTTAATACTTGCTGGATATTCTCCAGAGCACGACGTATCTGGAGTATCAGATCCTTTCCTTCAAGTGAAAATTCTGCGACTTTTACGAATTTTGGGAAGAAACGATGTCGATGCATCGGAAGCTATGAATGATATCCTGGCACAAGTGGCAACAAACACGGAAACCAGTAAGAACGTTGGAAATACGATATTGTATGAAACGGTTCTGTCTATTATGGATATAAAGTCAGAGAGCGGCTTGAGAGTTCTGGCCGTCAATATTCTCGGTagatttttattgaataacgataaaaatattcgttacGTCGCGTTAAACACCCTTTTGAAGACTGTGTATGTTGATACGAGTGCTGTGCAGAGACACCGTTCCACAATTTTG gAGTGCCTAAAGGATCCTGATGTTTCGATAAGGCGGCGTGCAATGGAGCTTAGCTTCGCTCTAGTGAACTCAAACAACATAAGAACTATGATGAAAGAATTATTGCTCTTTCTAGAACGAGCCGATCCTGAATTCAAAGCTCAATGTAGTAGCAACATCGTCATGTCGGCGGAAAGATTTGCTCCTAACAAACGTTGGCACCTTGAAACGCTCTTCAAAGTTTTAGTCGCA GCCGGCAATTACGTGAGAGATGACGTCGTCGCTTGTACAATTCAGTTGATATCGGAGGCACAGGCACAGCAAGGATATGCGGTTTGTGCACTTTGGCGCGCTTTGGAAAGGGATACTGCCGATAAGCAGCCATTGGCTCAAGTGGCGACTTGGTGCATCGGGGAGTACGGTGATTTGTTACTTTATGGTCCGCCAAGTGAAGACGTCGAGGCACCTGTAAAT CTTACTGAAGATGAAGTCATTGATGTCTATCAAAGGTTACTGTGGAGCCCACAAAATACCGTAGTCACGAAACAGTACACTTTACTGTCACTCACGAAACTCAGCACTCGTTTCCAACAAGGCAACGA TATGCCACTTtcattttacagaaaaattcgacaaattATTGATACGTTTGGGAGCAATTTACACATTGAGCTTCAGCAACGCGGAGTTGAATTCTCGCAGTTATTTAGAAAATATGAACACTTGAGGACCGCATTACTGGAAAGAATGCCTCCTATGGAGACTGCCAAACCACAGGCAAATGGAATCATCGGATTAGTTAACGGAGAGTCTGAAATCGAGGAAGATAAAACTATGATTTTGGAACAGCTACCTGTTGCTGCTCCATCAGACTCG AGCGCTCTGCTGGATTTGCTTGGAAGTTCGGAATTTGATACTGAAATCCCAGCTGTGGTGGATAACAATACTCCAGTTACTGCGGCGCCAGTCATTAATAACAATGACCTTCTCGATCTACTTGGAGGGTTAGATCTGAGCACACCTATTTCAGCTCCGCCTTCTTTTCCACAGGTCCAATCGACTCCACAAATCTTTAGCCCAACCAATACGTCCAATTTCCTTGTCGATGGCCTTCTCAACTCGTCCCCGGTTCAAAATG aAATACCAAGTCTGGTTGCCTTTGATAAATTAGGCCTTAAAATCGTACTCAAATTAGAGCGACCATCAGAGACTCCAGACTTGTTGGTGATCAACATGTTGGCTCAAAATGTTGGTTCTATGGAACTGACCGAATTCTTATTCCAAGCCGCAGTTCCCAAG ACATTCCAATTACAAATGCTGTCACCTTCAGGCACCGTCATACCTCCATTGGGTCAAGTAACTCAAGTTATGAAAGTAACAAACATCAACAAA GCAGCGCTTAGGATGCGATTGCGTATTTCGTATACGGGAGATTCGGGGCCCGTATTGGAACAAACGGAGGTGAACAACTTTCCGCCGCTGGCATGGCAGTGA